Proteins encoded in a region of the Brevundimonas vesicularis genome:
- a CDS encoding alpha/beta hydrolase, translating into MPEVILPGASGRIEGRYSPGKRPNAPIALILHPHPKAGGHMNNPVAVTLHQLFQQRGFATLRYNSRGVGKSQGEFDSGIGELADAATALDWLQANNPGASQTWVAGYQFGAYIGMQLLMRRPETDGFISVSPPSNMYDFSFLAPCPASGLFLHGTADTIVPPVEVERVVNKLRTQKGIIIDYELEEGASHFWQDHMSAVETRVGAYLDKRLEEKPA; encoded by the coding sequence ATGCCTGAAGTCATCCTGCCCGGCGCCTCCGGTCGCATCGAAGGCCGCTATTCCCCGGGCAAGCGCCCGAACGCCCCGATCGCGCTGATCCTGCACCCGCACCCCAAGGCGGGCGGGCATATGAACAACCCGGTCGCGGTCACCCTGCATCAGCTGTTCCAGCAGCGCGGCTTTGCGACCCTGCGCTACAACTCGCGCGGCGTCGGCAAGTCGCAGGGCGAGTTCGATTCGGGCATCGGCGAGCTGGCCGACGCGGCCACCGCCCTCGACTGGCTCCAGGCCAATAATCCCGGCGCCAGCCAGACCTGGGTCGCTGGCTATCAGTTCGGCGCCTACATCGGCATGCAGCTTCTGATGCGTCGCCCCGAGACGGACGGCTTCATCTCGGTCTCGCCGCCGTCGAACATGTATGACTTCAGCTTCCTGGCGCCCTGCCCGGCGTCCGGCCTGTTCCTGCACGGCACGGCCGACACCATCGTACCGCCGGTCGAGGTCGAGCGCGTGGTCAACAAGCTGCGCACCCAAAAGGGCATCATCATCGACTACGAACTGGAAGAGGGCGCCAGCCACTTCTGGCAGGACCACATGAGCGCGGTCGAAACCCGCGTCGGCGCCTATCTGGACAAGCGTCTGGAAGAAAAGCCGGCCTGA
- a CDS encoding transporter, whose translation MRQPLLIALIACLASPTAVAAQSAPEREFCADRPGKGTPTCILDKGRWQVELGLFDGARQTDGTTRTDTWDAGDLFVRYGLTGLTELQLGLATWNRERILDRATGDRETAKGVGDLSIGLRHSLNNPDGSGLSVAISGFITAPTGARDIRADGFEGGVILPVSIPLNDDWTLSLSPEIGWVSDADGDGRHGAYTMVAGVGRGFGQWDLGAEVWISRDDDPVAPTTPSTFDLTAVWSPPALPDAQLDFGLNFGLNDDSPDVEFGVGLARRF comes from the coding sequence ATGCGCCAGCCTCTTCTGATCGCCTTGATCGCCTGCCTGGCCTCGCCCACGGCGGTGGCGGCTCAGTCCGCGCCAGAGCGCGAATTCTGCGCCGATCGCCCCGGCAAGGGCACGCCGACCTGCATCCTCGACAAGGGCCGCTGGCAGGTCGAACTCGGCCTGTTCGACGGCGCGCGTCAGACGGACGGCACGACACGGACCGACACTTGGGACGCCGGCGACCTGTTCGTGCGCTATGGCCTGACCGGCCTGACCGAGCTTCAGCTCGGGCTCGCGACCTGGAACCGCGAACGGATCCTCGACCGCGCGACCGGCGACCGTGAGACGGCTAAGGGCGTCGGCGATCTCAGTATCGGCCTGCGCCACTCGCTGAATAACCCTGACGGTTCGGGCCTGTCCGTTGCGATTTCCGGCTTCATCACTGCGCCGACGGGTGCGCGCGATATTCGCGCCGACGGTTTTGAGGGCGGCGTCATCTTGCCGGTCTCCATCCCGCTGAACGACGACTGGACCCTGAGCCTGTCGCCCGAGATCGGCTGGGTCTCGGATGCGGACGGCGACGGCCGCCACGGCGCCTATACGATGGTCGCCGGCGTCGGACGCGGCTTCGGCCAATGGGACTTGGGCGCCGAGGTCTGGATCAGCCGCGACGATGATCCCGTCGCCCCGACCACGCCATCCACCTTCGACCTGACCGCCGTCTGGTCGCCCCCGGCCCTGCCCGACGCCCAGCTGGATTTCGGCCTCAACTTCGGCCTGAACGACGACAGCCCGGATGTGGAGTTCGGCGTCGGTCTCGCACGACGCTTCTAA
- a CDS encoding DUF6624 domain-containing protein, protein MIGLILAAALLSQQPAGLSAEARALVVSVAEAIAAEKARQAALPPPTTDRERLERMGALDQVGRRAFTVLDFSALPADERQTAETLAWADINAVDKALLDELLTMVPAEGWFKKSVYGERAAGAAFLIIQHSDLEKWRRFVPVLEALVAQGEVEGQSYGLMYDRLAINEGRPQRYGTQMTCKNGRWVVDTLEDPERVEQWRREMKFPWTLAGYEARFRDYPPCTQQSQP, encoded by the coding sequence ATGATTGGATTGATCCTTGCGGCCGCGCTGTTGTCGCAGCAGCCAGCCGGCCTGAGTGCCGAGGCGAGAGCGCTTGTTGTGTCGGTCGCTGAGGCGATCGCAGCCGAAAAGGCGCGGCAGGCCGCCTTGCCGCCACCAACGACAGATCGCGAGCGACTCGAACGCATGGGCGCGCTGGATCAGGTCGGCAGGCGCGCGTTTACGGTGCTGGATTTCAGCGCCCTGCCTGCCGACGAGCGACAAACCGCCGAGACCTTGGCGTGGGCGGACATCAACGCGGTGGACAAGGCCTTGCTGGACGAGCTTTTGACAATGGTTCCGGCGGAAGGATGGTTCAAAAAGTCAGTCTATGGCGAGCGTGCAGCCGGCGCCGCCTTCCTGATCATTCAGCATTCCGATTTAGAAAAGTGGCGACGGTTCGTTCCTGTTCTGGAGGCGCTGGTCGCGCAGGGCGAAGTCGAGGGTCAGAGCTATGGTCTGATGTACGACAGGCTGGCGATAAACGAGGGCCGCCCGCAGCGTTACGGTACGCAGATGACCTGCAAGAATGGGCGCTGGGTAGTCGACACGCTGGAGGATCCCGAGCGCGTCGAACAATGGCGTCGTGAGATGAAATTCCCTTGGACGCTGGCGGGATACGAGGCGCGGTTCCGAGACTATCCGCCTTGCACCCAGCAATCGCAGCCATAA
- a CDS encoding YdeI/OmpD-associated family protein codes for MSLRQMGMADATDIPGGVVHELPDDLREILVAAPDALATWRDITPLARNEWICWIESAKKADTRRKRLDWGRASLTDGKRRPCCWPGCPHR; via the coding sequence TTGTCGCTGCGACAAATGGGCATGGCCGATGCGACCGACATCCCGGGCGGCGTGGTTCACGAACTGCCGGACGACCTGCGCGAGATTTTGGTCGCCGCGCCCGACGCCCTGGCGACCTGGCGCGACATCACGCCCCTGGCCCGCAACGAATGGATCTGCTGGATCGAGTCCGCCAAGAAGGCGGACACCCGGCGCAAACGGCTGGATTGGGGCCGGGCGAGCTTGACCGACGGCAAGCGCCGCCCCTGCTGCTGGCCCGGCTGCCCTCACCGTTAG
- the ahpC gene encoding alkyl hydroperoxide reductase subunit C gives MALINTTIKPFTAEAYKGGKFLTVTDADVAGKWAIFFFYPADFTFVCPTELEDLADHYAEFQKLGVEIYSVSTDTHFSHKAWHDSSPAIGKIEYTMLGDPSGLVTNNFDAMRPGVGLADRATFLVDPDGVIQFTETTSEGIGRNAAELLRKVKAAQYVRSHPGEVCPAKWEEGEATLAPSLDLVGKI, from the coding sequence ATGGCCCTCATCAACACGACCATCAAACCCTTTACGGCCGAAGCCTATAAGGGCGGCAAATTCCTGACGGTCACGGACGCCGACGTCGCGGGCAAGTGGGCGATCTTCTTCTTCTATCCGGCTGACTTCACCTTCGTGTGCCCGACCGAACTGGAAGACCTGGCCGATCACTATGCCGAGTTCCAGAAGCTGGGCGTCGAGATCTATTCGGTGTCGACCGACACCCACTTCTCGCACAAGGCCTGGCACGACTCGTCGCCGGCGATCGGCAAGATCGAATACACGATGCTGGGCGACCCGTCGGGCCTGGTGACCAACAACTTCGACGCCATGCGTCCGGGCGTGGGCCTGGCCGACCGCGCGACCTTCCTGGTCGATCCGGACGGCGTGATCCAGTTCACCGAGACGACGTCGGAAGGCATCGGCCGCAACGCCGCTGAACTGCTGCGCAAGGTCAAGGCCGCCCAGTATGTGCGCTCGCACCCGGGTGAAGTCTGCCCGGCCAAGTGGGAAGAAGGCGAAGCCACCCTGGCCCCGTCGCTCGACCTCGTCGGCAAGATCTAA
- the ahpF gene encoding alkyl hydroperoxide reductase subunit F — MLDANLKSQLEAYLKNIVHPVELVASLGAGPKSIELKTLLEEIVSVSHGKVEMGRDYDDERQPSFLIRRKGTDIGVRFAGIPLGHEFTSLVLALLHVGGHPSKAAQEVIQQVRDLDGDYVFETYFSLSCQNCPDVVQALNLMSVINPRIKHVAIEGGLFKDEVEQRKIMAVPTVFLNGELFGQGRMELEQIVAKLDSGAEARAAERLKSKDPFEVLVVGGGPAGAAAAIYTARKGIRTGVVAERFGGQVLDTMAIENFVSVPYTEGPKLAAHLEQHVREYEVDLMNLQKAAKLIPAKVPGGLHEVVLENGASLKSRTIILSTGARWRQMNVPGEEQYKNKGVAYCPHCDGPLFKGKRVAVIGGGNSGVEAAIDLAGIVAHVTLIEYDSELRADAVLQRKLATLPNVRIVTSALTTQVHGDGEKVTGLSYKDRNSDAHHDVDLEGIFVQIGLVPNTEWLHGAVGLTPRGEIEVDHRGETSQPGIFAAGDATTVPYKQIVIAMGEGSKAGLSAFDYMIRTEPAKEAVVEPA, encoded by the coding sequence ATGCTAGACGCCAATCTGAAATCCCAGCTCGAAGCCTACCTCAAGAACATCGTCCATCCCGTCGAACTGGTCGCCTCGCTGGGCGCGGGGCCCAAGTCGATTGAGCTGAAGACCCTGCTGGAGGAGATCGTCTCGGTCTCGCACGGCAAGGTGGAGATGGGCCGCGACTATGACGACGAGCGCCAGCCCAGCTTCTTGATCCGCAGGAAGGGTACGGATATCGGCGTTCGGTTCGCGGGCATCCCGCTGGGTCACGAGTTCACCTCGCTGGTGCTGGCCCTGCTGCACGTCGGCGGCCATCCGTCCAAGGCGGCGCAGGAGGTGATCCAGCAGGTCAGGGACCTGGACGGCGACTATGTGTTCGAGACCTATTTCTCGCTGTCGTGTCAGAACTGCCCGGACGTGGTGCAGGCGCTGAACCTGATGAGCGTGATCAATCCGCGCATCAAACACGTCGCCATCGAGGGCGGCCTGTTCAAGGACGAGGTCGAGCAACGCAAGATCATGGCCGTGCCGACGGTCTTCCTGAACGGCGAACTGTTCGGTCAGGGCCGGATGGAGCTGGAGCAGATCGTCGCCAAGCTGGATTCCGGCGCCGAAGCCCGCGCGGCCGAGCGTCTGAAGTCGAAGGATCCGTTCGAGGTTCTGGTGGTCGGCGGCGGGCCGGCCGGGGCGGCGGCCGCCATCTATACGGCGCGCAAGGGCATTCGCACGGGCGTCGTCGCCGAACGCTTCGGCGGACAGGTGCTGGATACGATGGCGATCGAGAACTTCGTCTCGGTGCCCTACACCGAGGGGCCCAAGCTGGCGGCCCATCTGGAGCAACACGTCCGCGAGTACGAAGTGGACCTGATGAACCTGCAGAAGGCGGCCAAGCTGATCCCGGCCAAGGTTCCAGGCGGCCTGCACGAGGTGGTGCTGGAGAACGGCGCATCGCTGAAATCGCGGACCATCATCCTGTCGACCGGCGCGCGCTGGCGCCAGATGAACGTGCCGGGCGAGGAGCAGTACAAGAACAAGGGCGTGGCCTATTGCCCGCACTGCGACGGGCCACTGTTCAAGGGCAAGCGGGTGGCGGTGATCGGCGGCGGTAACTCCGGCGTCGAGGCGGCCATCGACCTGGCGGGCATCGTGGCCCATGTGACCCTGATCGAATACGACAGCGAGCTGCGGGCCGATGCGGTGCTGCAGCGCAAGCTGGCGACCCTGCCGAACGTGCGGATCGTGACCTCGGCCCTGACGACCCAGGTGCATGGCGACGGCGAGAAGGTGACGGGTCTGTCCTACAAGGACCGCAACTCCGACGCCCATCACGACGTCGATCTGGAAGGCATCTTCGTGCAGATCGGGCTGGTCCCGAACACCGAGTGGCTGCACGGCGCGGTGGGCCTGACCCCGCGCGGCGAGATCGAGGTGGATCACCGCGGCGAGACCTCGCAGCCGGGCATCTTTGCGGCGGGCGACGCGACGACCGTGCCCTACAAGCAGATCGTCATCGCCATGGGCGAGGGGTCAAAGGCGGGTCTGTCGGCCTTCGACTACATGATCCGCACCGAACCCGCGAAAGAGGCGGTGGTCGAACCGGCGTGA